Proteins encoded within one genomic window of Bacillus sp. F19:
- a CDS encoding Ger(x)C family spore germination protein, with translation MKWSFKILIILIIVLLFTTGCWNRREMNELAITLAIGLDKTMDGQYLVTAQVVNPEEVAAKGGSGSSTVVIYQATGETIFEAFRKTTRESPRRIYPSHLRILVIGESLAKEGIGKSLDFLFRNWQLRSDFYIAVAKGMNAEGILKVPTVLEKIPANNLFNSLKVSEKAWSETSSVTLDDLIADMVSDGKQPVLTGIEARIKGNEEVALSKTNVELIDSPGRLLFDRLAVFDKDKLIGWLDDKQSRTYNAVTNKVKSTVVNISCPKEGKAVLQLLQSKAKVKGKVKNGKPEIDIELHTEYNVGEVECNIDLTKPEIIKKIEKIEEQRATKMFEQSIKQVQEEFEVDIFGFGEAVHRAEPKAWKKLKKNWEKEFEELPVNIKVDVKIRRIGTVGNSFLKDIK, from the coding sequence ATGAAATGGAGTTTTAAAATACTTATCATACTGATAATCGTTCTTTTATTCACAACAGGCTGCTGGAACCGTCGTGAGATGAACGAACTGGCCATTACTCTGGCCATTGGATTAGACAAGACTATGGATGGTCAATATCTTGTAACCGCTCAAGTAGTCAACCCAGAAGAAGTAGCCGCAAAAGGAGGCAGCGGTAGTTCAACAGTAGTCATCTATCAGGCGACAGGTGAAACCATATTTGAGGCTTTCCGAAAAACGACAAGGGAATCACCAAGAAGAATTTATCCTTCACACCTTCGAATTCTAGTGATTGGAGAGTCATTGGCAAAAGAAGGAATTGGTAAGTCGTTAGATTTTCTTTTCAGAAACTGGCAACTGCGTTCAGATTTTTATATTGCCGTAGCAAAGGGAATGAATGCAGAAGGTATCCTAAAGGTGCCAACTGTTTTAGAAAAGATACCTGCCAATAATTTGTTTAATTCTCTTAAAGTATCAGAAAAGGCATGGTCAGAGACAAGTTCTGTTACATTAGACGACCTGATTGCGGATATGGTAAGCGATGGTAAGCAACCTGTGTTAACAGGTATAGAGGCACGTATAAAAGGTAATGAAGAGGTCGCTTTAAGCAAAACAAATGTAGAATTGATCGATTCCCCGGGACGATTGCTTTTTGACCGTTTAGCGGTATTTGATAAGGATAAATTAATAGGCTGGCTTGATGATAAACAGAGCAGAACTTATAACGCCGTTACAAATAAAGTCAAAAGTACGGTTGTGAATATATCATGTCCTAAAGAGGGGAAAGCCGTTTTACAGCTCCTTCAGTCAAAAGCGAAAGTAAAAGGCAAAGTAAAAAATGGCAAACCTGAAATAGATATAGAATTACACACAGAATATAATGTCGGGGAAGTAGAATGTAATATTGATCTAACGAAACCGGAAATTATTAAAAAAATAGAGAAGATAGAGGAACAAAGAGCCACAAAAATGTTCGAACAGTCTATCAAACAAGTGCAGGAAGAGTTTGAAGTAGATATTTTTGGTTTTGGTGAAGCCGTTCATCGGGCAGAACCGAAAGCTTGGAAAAAACTAAAAAAAAATTGGGAAAAGGAATTTGAAGAATTACCTGTGAATATAAAGGTTGACGTGAAAATACGGCGTATAGGAACGGTTGGTAATTCATTTCTGAAAGACATAAAATAA
- a CDS encoding antibiotic biosynthesis monooxygenase — protein MILEAVMLQVKKGMEQEYEEAFRKASKIISAMKGYISHELQRCMEAEGKYLLLVRWETLEDHTVGFRQSDEYQEWKNQLHHFYEPFPTVEHFQKVDLS, from the coding sequence ATGATATTAGAAGCTGTTATGCTTCAAGTTAAAAAAGGTATGGAACAGGAATATGAAGAAGCTTTTCGTAAGGCATCTAAAATTATTTCAGCAATGAAGGGCTATATATCCCACGAACTACAGCGTTGTATGGAAGCTGAGGGGAAATATTTGTTATTAGTAAGGTGGGAAACTTTAGAAGATCATACAGTTGGATTTAGACAATCAGACGAATATCAAGAATGGAAAAATCAACTCCATCATTTTTATGAACCATTCCCGACAGTTGAACACTTTCAAAAAGTTGATCTTTCGTAA
- a CDS encoding DUF3888 domain-containing protein: MKRKMCMILCFLFFINTNAVLAAKQETPNKEFIEKYYFDVDLKGIKDIYFFREFPFYNEKEQISPLGKEVLLVLQRDIWNWVREPRIYVKENIAYVHAVKLDGLNLLYTLNNVDSTWKTVKIEKKKVPTVGSEVMLEQAFLRAIGKEILDATKTIYGESKLFHSQRIINIDRDEFDDKYDITIQIVTYERAGMPPYGFDTITLRIPSFQVIKYDHKDVSDISKIPLETN; encoded by the coding sequence ATGAAGAGAAAGATGTGTATGATTCTTTGTTTTTTATTCTTTATAAATACTAATGCTGTTTTAGCAGCAAAACAGGAAACGCCAAATAAAGAATTTATTGAGAAGTATTATTTTGATGTTGATTTAAAAGGCATAAAAGATATTTACTTCTTCAGGGAATTTCCCTTTTATAATGAAAAAGAGCAAATTTCACCTTTAGGTAAGGAAGTCTTATTAGTACTTCAAAGGGATATTTGGAATTGGGTTAGAGAACCAAGGATTTATGTGAAAGAAAACATTGCATACGTTCACGCAGTCAAACTAGATGGATTAAATCTTTTATATACACTAAATAATGTGGACAGTACTTGGAAAACTGTGAAGATTGAGAAGAAAAAGGTACCTACGGTTGGAAGTGAAGTAATGCTTGAGCAGGCATTTTTAAGGGCTATTGGGAAAGAAATTCTTGATGCAACAAAAACTATTTATGGGGAATCAAAGCTGTTTCATTCACAAAGAATTATAAATATTGATCGAGATGAATTTGATGATAAATACGATATCACAATCCAGATTGTTACCTATGAGAGAGCTGGAATGCCGCCTTATGGTTTTGACACAATCACATTACGCATACCAAGTTTTCAGGTAATAAAATACGACCATAAAGATGTTTCTGATATTAGTAAAATTCCATTAGAAACTAATTGA
- a CDS encoding trypsin-like peptidase domain-containing protein, with translation MKNSKIQLKETEDLPPIVYVDPPGEISPCGPVNDLQHVEQYNGNLGVTSAFVSAHQAPVGQVQWNNNLASIYTNPGNVSGVRWCSGTLISDDLFLTAGHCFDQSPGGWIVPRINGTNDPIPSTEIATNMHVNFDYQLDSIGNPKPEQSFNVIGLVEYREGGLDYAILRLQGNPGQIFGVAQVANVDAAVGDMLCIIQHPNGDRKMIEAGPATAISSYRIEYNDIDTDGGTSGSGILLSPNGTLVGVHTNGGCKTDSTGYNFGVRISYLIEKSLILQKIVGLKISGDPSIYTKQDGEIGVAVPLSTGGIAYAFGRPNEFPGHYWDRPDIIGSSLGTFEDVKLYSYNQNYNQSNLEQPGVIARNGNNLIHFIRGRNKYDQDEWSPEKIIVTNVSGNPSIMAKEDGEIGVAVPLSTGGIAYAFGRPNEFPGHYWDRPDIIGSNLGTFEDVKLYSYNQNYNQSNLEQPGVIARNGNNLIHFRRGRNKYDQDEWSLIIIRS, from the coding sequence ATGAAAAATTCAAAAATACAACTTAAGGAAACTGAAGATCTTCCACCTATTGTATATGTAGACCCACCGGGTGAAATTTCACCTTGTGGACCTGTAAATGACTTACAACATGTTGAACAGTATAACGGAAACTTAGGCGTAACAAGTGCTTTTGTGAGTGCTCACCAAGCTCCCGTGGGACAAGTTCAATGGAACAATAACTTAGCAAGTATATACACCAACCCAGGAAATGTATCTGGCGTTAGATGGTGTTCCGGAACGCTTATTTCTGATGATTTATTTTTAACAGCTGGACATTGTTTTGATCAATCCCCTGGAGGATGGATTGTTCCAAGAATAAATGGAACTAATGATCCAATTCCTTCTACAGAGATTGCAACAAATATGCATGTGAACTTTGACTATCAGTTAGACTCAATCGGTAATCCAAAACCAGAACAATCTTTTAATGTTATAGGATTAGTTGAATATAGAGAAGGTGGATTAGACTATGCTATTCTCAGACTTCAAGGAAATCCAGGACAAATATTTGGGGTTGCTCAAGTTGCTAATGTAGATGCTGCAGTAGGAGATATGCTTTGTATTATCCAGCATCCTAATGGGGATCGTAAGATGATAGAAGCAGGACCTGCGACTGCTATAAGTAGTTACCGCATCGAATATAATGACATAGATACAGATGGAGGAACATCTGGTTCAGGAATTCTTCTTTCACCAAATGGTACATTAGTTGGTGTACATACAAATGGCGGTTGCAAAACTGATTCCACTGGTTATAATTTTGGGGTGCGAATTTCTTATTTGATTGAGAAATCTCTTATTTTGCAGAAAATTGTTGGCTTAAAAATATCTGGAGATCCTTCAATATACACGAAACAAGATGGAGAAATCGGAGTAGCTGTTCCTTTATCTACAGGGGGGATAGCTTATGCTTTTGGAAGACCCAATGAGTTTCCAGGACATTATTGGGATCGTCCTGATATTATCGGCTCCAGCTTAGGTACATTCGAAGACGTGAAACTTTATAGTTATAATCAAAATTATAACCAATCTAACTTGGAGCAACCGGGAGTCATAGCTCGTAATGGAAATAACTTAATACACTTTATACGTGGGAGAAATAAATATGATCAGGATGAATGGAGTCCCGAAAAAATCATAGTTACAAATGTATCCGGAAACCCTTCAATAATGGCTAAAGAAGATGGAGAAATCGGAGTAGCTGTTCCTTTATCTACAGGGGGGATAGCTTATGCTTTTGGAAGACCCAATGAGTTTCCAGGACATTATTGGGATCGCCCTGATATTATCGGCTCCAACTTAGGTACATTCGAAGACGTGAAACTTTATAGTTATAATCAAAATTATAACCAATCTAACTTAGAGCAACCGGGAGTCATAGCTCGTAATGGAAATAACTTAATACACTTTAGACGTGGGAGAAATAAATATGATCAGGATGAATGGAGTTTAATTATAATTAGATCGTAA
- a CDS encoding IS3 family transposase (programmed frameshift), with protein MTKRERRTFTQEFKEQIVQLYLTGKPRKEIIREYDLTPSSLDKWISQQRNSGSFKEKDNLTPDQVKLAEVMKRNKQLEMENDIFKASRADHGTKVNVIRNNTHKYSVSAMCNVLEIPRSTYYYEEKIHPQTDEVTLKVIEIFHASRQNYGTRKIKVELQKCGYQVSRRRIGRVMKEQGLVSTYTIAQFKPHASTCNESKQKNELNREFRQKAAYNVVVSDLTYVRVEKKWHYICVFVDLYNREIIGYSAGPQKDVQLVYRAISSIEIDLSKIKLFHTDRGSEFKNKLIDEALATFKIKRSLSMKGCPYDNAVAEATFKIIKTEFVKKRHFESLSDLNRKLFDYVNWFNGTRIHGTLGYLSPREYKNLHLKKTV; from the exons ATGACTAAACGAGAGCGCCGAACATTCACACAAGAATTTAAAGAACAAATCGTACAACTATACCTAACTGGAAAGCCACGTAAAGAAATTATAAGAGAGTACGATTTGACGCCTTCCTCGCTGGATAAATGGATCAGTCAACAACGCAACTCAGGTTCGTTTAAAGAAAAAGATAATTTAACGCCTGATCAAGTGAAATTAGCTGAGGTAATGAAGAGAAATAAACAGCTAGAAATGGAGAATGATATTT TTAAAGCAAGCCGCGCTGATCATGGGACGAAAGTAAATGTGATTCGAAACAACACCCACAAATACTCGGTATCAGCAATGTGTAACGTCCTCGAGATTCCAAGAAGCACGTATTATTACGAAGAAAAAATTCACCCTCAAACAGATGAGGTAACCCTCAAGGTGATTGAAATCTTTCATGCCAGCCGCCAAAACTATGGGACGCGGAAAATTAAAGTGGAACTCCAGAAATGTGGATACCAGGTTTCAAGAAGACGGATTGGCAGAGTGATGAAAGAGCAAGGTCTAGTGTCCACTTATACCATTGCCCAGTTCAAGCCCCATGCATCAACGTGTAACGAATCGAAACAAAAGAATGAGCTTAACCGTGAGTTCAGACAAAAAGCAGCTTACAACGTGGTTGTCAGTGATTTAACGTATGTGAGAGTCGAGAAAAAATGGCATTACATATGTGTATTTGTTGATCTTTACAATCGGGAAATTATCGGGTACAGTGCTGGTCCGCAGAAGGACGTACAGCTTGTGTACCGAGCCATTTCTTCAATTGAAATCGATCTAAGCAAGATCAAGCTATTTCACACGGATCGAGGAAGTGAATTCAAGAATAAATTGATTGACGAAGCCCTAGCAACATTTAAAATCAAGCGTTCTTTGAGTATGAAAGGCTGTCCATATGATAATGCGGTGGCGGAGGCAACATTTAAAATTATCAAGACAGAGTTTGTGAAAAAACGCCACTTCGAATCATTATCCGACTTAAATAGAAAACTATTTGATTATGTGAACTGGTTTAATGGAACAAGAATACATGGTACATTGGGTTATTTAAGTCCAAGAGAATACAAAAATTTACACCTTAAAAAAACTGTCTAG
- a CDS encoding lipase family protein: MVFSDKNNIFNSKAAILLAAMSYQTYPFFLEGKLILPKGFKLRYTIRAFANVEDPTELVFGFIAESQDQIIIAFRGYAAYPADLLASYDIFQVPYPFVRNGGKTSRGFTCLYQSTRNNLIRQLNKLSTSKKLFVTGHNYGGALATLAALDIAVNTGFKNPFVYTYGSPRIGDPVFASRFNQVVKNSIRIVNIHDSFPTFPAKKYPPPFTEEGLYYQHVKTKYPISFQLNNTPRNDAIACYFKYLSKMNPDFSKALCDKNPGFCPDTEMCIPFRGTC; this comes from the coding sequence ATGGTTTTTTCAGATAAAAACAATATTTTTAATAGTAAAGCCGCAATATTACTTGCAGCAATGAGCTATCAGACATATCCATTCTTTTTAGAAGGGAAACTTATCTTACCAAAAGGCTTTAAACTTCGATATACCATTCGTGCTTTTGCTAACGTAGAGGATCCTACGGAATTAGTATTCGGTTTTATTGCCGAGTCACAAGATCAAATCATTATAGCGTTTAGAGGATATGCTGCATATCCTGCAGATCTTTTAGCATCCTATGACATATTTCAAGTTCCCTATCCTTTTGTTAGAAATGGGGGGAAAACCTCACGTGGATTTACATGTCTTTATCAATCAACAAGAAACAATTTAATCAGACAATTAAACAAACTTTCTACATCAAAAAAGCTGTTTGTTACCGGACACAACTACGGAGGAGCTTTGGCAACGTTAGCTGCTTTAGATATTGCAGTGAACACCGGGTTTAAAAATCCTTTCGTGTATACGTATGGCAGTCCGCGTATCGGAGACCCTGTCTTTGCTTCCCGATTCAACCAAGTGGTAAAAAATAGTATACGAATTGTAAATATTCATGACTCTTTTCCAACTTTCCCAGCAAAAAAGTATCCACCTCCTTTTACGGAGGAAGGATTATACTATCAACATGTAAAAACAAAGTATCCAATCTCTTTTCAGTTAAATAATACGCCGCGCAATGATGCGATTGCCTGTTATTTTAAATACCTCAGCAAAATGAATCCTGATTTTTCCAAAGCGTTATGCGATAAAAATCCGGGATTTTGTCCCGATACCGAAATGTGTATTCCGTTTCGAGGAACATGCTAG